One genomic segment of Falco peregrinus isolate bFalPer1 chromosome 7, bFalPer1.pri, whole genome shotgun sequence includes these proteins:
- the FBXO5 gene encoding F-box only protein 5 gives MKCGFDCTSVCTGFAPLKSAEKTRLEESCPSNYEEGFCQSWDEEPQQILLSDSHHVATRNLDLEDEGRPVHNKENKQVIQRLDEGIYETEALENSKFNEDSGYSSMLSNQYADAIEHEDSIPLAGNLCGTPKHCLMKNQNQAQFSKKTLLPVIHYEEMICSTLKKSGKRNLKSWAAVDRIVFRGNVELCNLIGKKMGLDKIDFLAELFKKNLKHILANILKHLGEMDLINFAKVSTTWRKILQEDKWSLEIYNRAMENLSNGTKASEQAATREYVLYRTALSSIQKAAPPNNLTKKGTRSKASKNHSRLMEFSEAAKTLRNTESLKVCHRCGSPAKYDSYLQRAMCNRESCGFDFCTRCLCSYHSSSVCMSGKSVKPRSKLEPLPGTKKSKQNLQRL, from the exons atgaaatgtggtTTTGATTGTACGTCTGTTTGCACTGGATTTGCACCATtgaaatctgcagaaaaaacaaGATTGGAAGAATCCTGCCCCTCCAATTATGAGGAAGGCTTTTGTCAAAGCTGGGACGAAGAGCCCCAGCAGATACTCCTCAGTGACTCACACCATGTGGCCACCAGAAATCTAGATCTTGAAGATGAAGGAAGACCTGtacacaacaaagaaaacaaacaagtaatCCAGAGGCTTGATGAAGGCATCTATGAAACGGAGGCACTGGAAAACAGTAAATTTAATGAGGACAGTGGTTATTCTTCTATGTTAAGTAATCAATACGCTGATGCAATAGAACATGAGGATAGCATACCTCTGGCTGGGAATCTCTGTGGCACACCAAAGCATTGTCTCATGAAGAACCAAAACCAAGCACAGTTTTCAAAGAAGACTTTGTTGCCAGTAATCCATTATGAAGAAATGATTTGCTCAACTTTGAAAAAAAGTGGTAAAAGGAATCTCAAGTCTTGGGCTGCAGTAGACAGAATTGTTTTTAGGGGAAACGTTGAACTTTGTAACTTAATCGGAAAGAAAATGGGATTAGATAAAATAGACTTTCTTGCTGAACTCTTCAAAAAGAACCTGAAGCATATAttagcaaacattttaaagcatcttGGAGAGATGGATTTAATAAA TTTTGCCAAAGTCAGTACAACATGGCGGAAGATTCTGCAAGAAGATAAATGGAGTTTAGAAATTTATAATAGAGCCATGGAAAACCTTTCT aaTGGCACCAAGGCATCAgagcaggctgcaacaagggAGTATGTTCTCTACCGAACAGCTTTATCTTCCATTCAGAAAGCAGCCCCACCAAACAACTTGACTAAAAAGGGCACCAGATCCAAAGCATCTAAGAATCACAGCAGGCTCATGGAGTTTTCAGAG GCTGCCAAGACCTTGAGAAACACTGAAAGCCTTAAAGTCTGCCATCGCTGTGGCTCACCTGCAAAGTATGACTCCTATCTACAAAGAGCAATGTGCAATCGTGAAAGCTGTGGCTTTGACTTTTGCACAAGGTGCCTGTGCAGCTACCACAGCTCCAGTGTCTGTATGAGCGGCAAATCGGTGAAACCCAGGTCGAAGCTAGAGCCGCTTCCTGGGactaagaaaagcaaacagaatctACAGAGATTGTGA